Below is a window of Desulfobacterales bacterium DNA.
GCCTGCACTGTAGAGCCAAAAACAGTTCTATTTGTCCCTGTTGCGGCGCTTGCAAATGCTTTTAAATCCCCGGAATATCTGCTAATTTTTGCCATTGTCTAACTCCTATGCGTCTATTATGATTTTTTCGGCAAAACGTCCGCCTGGTTGATTCGCTAGATCGAATTTGTCCGCAAAAGGTAATGAATCAGGATTATCGGCAAACCCGAAAGTTTCACCCGGTCCCGCTTGAATAATATGTTCCCAATCTACCCCGTGTGGTTTTGGCAATAAATCAAGCCTGATTATCGCCCGGAGATTGTCAAGATTATAAGCCGGTGATACGTATAGGGAGAGGGTCATATCTTGGTTGTCAAGAGCATATGCGCTACCACCGAACAATACATTGACAACACGCTGGATGGCCAATCCTTCATCGTCTACCAGATATGGACTACCTGAATTTTTAGATATTTTTGCCCTGATAAAGAATCTGAAAACTGTATCGTCAAGTTGTAATGACGTATATTGCCGCTCGAATTTATCAGCAAATGGCGCACGGTCGGCCAGCGTCAGGAATTTATCATCAAAGCCCCTGGCATTAGGATTTTCATCAAAGCCGAACGCGATCTTCGGCACGATAAAAGGGACCAACCTTTTTAAGCCGATGATCCGTCCGATTATGTCAAGCCGGTCTCCTGTGGCGTTATCAAGGTCAAACTCGGTCAGGAACGAGCGCAGCCAATCAACTGACTTCTCCCATGTCCCGGCCTGTAATCTGATTTCGGCAGGTGCATTATCCTGCTGCCAATATTGCTTAATCAGCAGGTCGATGTATGACTGTTTAAAGTCGGTCATTAGATAATCTCAGTCACGGTTACACCTGAAGAACCAATGATAAACTTCTCGTCAAGGTCAGTTACAAGTCTGCCTGCCGTCCACGTTACCCCGGCGTCCCTGCTGATTTCTAATCCGGTCGGAATGAAGTTATCTCCAGCCTCAAATGCGTTCCGGTAAAGATCGTTCGCAAGTAGGTTCTCGCCGATACTCAATGTTTTTTCTGATATTTTGTTGGCAATCAAGGCGGTATCGATCGGAGAGCTTTGATCTTTTCTTGTGGCGTTCAGTTTGACCAAGATAGTAACGTATGTAGGCCGATCAAAGCTCATGGTATGAAATATGGTAAAGGTGGTTCCATCAGGCTTTAAAACCTCTTCTGTCCATTCTCCCGCAACGGCTCCGACCATTCCTTTCCCGCCCGTCTTATTCTTGGCCAGTGATTCGGCAATATCGTCAACTGCTCCGCCTTCAACAACGACCCACAATGAATGAGCCGGGATTCCGTCGATGTCTGTGGCGTCTGTATCATTCTCGTAGATTGCCATGTCAATAACTCCGGCCAAGTCGCCAACGGCTGTGAACAAACGGCCAAGGGCCGAGCTTCGGGGAGTTTCCAGGGAGTGGTTGCGCCGAATCCTTAGCTCTTCGTCTGTTTCTTCTTCACGCCCGACTGTGGCAGATAGCGGATTGGTCACGGTGTCAACGCCGATAACAAAAGTAACTGGTTCGGCCACGGTTGCGGGATCAGCTTCAACAGCGCCGAAGTTTTCAGCGAACAGGGTCACGGTCGTGATGCCGGCAGCTAGAACAATCTCGGAGATGGTTTCCCATACCTGCCCTAGCGTGTCTTCAACCGCGTAGCCAACTGGCAAAGTAACGGGCCGTGAGGCGGTAACGCTTACGTCAACTTGTGATCTTGTCGCAGGGCGCCGGGTAATTCCTGATAACTTAATGAGACTGTTAAGCGCTTCGCCGAGGGCAAAATCTGGGTCAAGCTGATTATATAGCAGGCTCCCGAACGATTGCACATCAAGCCGGGCCTGCGCCTCGATTGCTACCCGTTGGCCGTCCGGGCTATCAGGGTCTAAGTTTATATCGTTGCCGTAGATCAGCCGGTAGCCGTCGGCAAGCTCTTGATATATTTCGTCGTAGGTCTGGACTTCTATGCCGTTCGGGGTAAATCTGGGAGCCGTCATGCCGGAACCTCGATTGTCTGCTGTTGTGCGTTGAAAACGTCTGTATAATCCACTTCGATTGCAACCCCCCGATTACGATCACGGCGGATAATCTCGATGCGGCTTACCGTCACAATCCCCTCGGTTTGCAGGACTGTCTTTTCGACGGCCCGGACAATCCTGCGCTCCGTGCCTCTATTGCCGAGCAGGTTAAGCCAGTCAACGCCATGTCCGGTGTCAAGATACCAATCGCCAAGAAAAGACCGCAGGCGGGTTTTGACGTTCTGGGCAATGGCCTTACTGGTGGTCAGATAATTAGCCTTACCCTTGCCAAACGTCCAATCACCCAAAGATGTTATTGATCGCACTCGCATTATATTGGTGTCCCCGTCGGTCCGCCGCTATCATTTTCAGGATGAACATGGGATTTCAGGCTAATCGTTCCAGCTTTTACATCGGCGCTTGTTTCGATGTTCACACTGCTTGACAGCGGCGTCCCGGATAGCCCGGTAAAGTTAGCCGCCGCAATGGTCCCCGTGCAGGTGATGTTCCCATCAACCAACATGTTCCCGGTTAAAGTAAAATCTCCCGTTTGGGTATGGTTGCCGGTCTGGACTCTGTTGCCGGTGTGGGTATAATTTCCTATCTGTTCGTAGTCCCCTGCGGCATAGGTATCGCCGATATGGGTAATCACTGTGGGAATTGTTTTGGCCACGGCTTGCGGGTTAAGCCCGACAATTGCAAATCCATCTGAATAATCGTGCATCCGATATTCTGCCGGACTTCTTTCATCCTGGCCGGAATACCAGCGGTCAAAACAACGCTCGGTGAAAACGAGCAGGCAATAATCACCTGCCGCAATTGGATGCGCTGAGTAACTCGACCCGCCCTGCATGAAAACCGGCGGCACTTTGACGAACAGGGGAAGTTTTATTGATTCGCCGTCAACCTCACGATTAATCACAGGCTGAACGTCGATAGTCTTTTCTCTGACTTTGACAACACGGGCAATAGTGGCGGTATGGAGATTCGCTAAGGTAAAATGCAAGGCGGCGTTTATTGTATCGGTAAGCTGTTTCCGTTCCATTACAGTACCTTGTACCCTGGCAACGGTCGGCCTGTGCAGGTCTGGCTCCATTGGTCGCCGTAGTTGTCGCCCTGTGAACTGATTGTCTCGACGCGATATACACCATCAAGGTAAGGTGCAGTTTGTGATTTTAGGTTAACCAAGTTCCCTATTTTAATCGCCGGGTTCATAAGAGTTTCGAAAGTTGTTTGCTGATTCTCACGAGATGGTGTGCTGATTAATCCGGTTTGAGCCGTTACCAGCGATATAAATCTTTCCACCACTTCATCAGATTTGACGATATAAAGCTGCTCATTTTCAATATACCATGTTTCATTGGGTCCGACCATATCTTCAATTAATTTTGCTGTATTCCCAACCAATACTTTAGGACGACTTAATTCCGATCTTTGAGTTATCTTGCCCTTGCTGGTGTTTAGCATATCGGCCAAGCATTCATCAATCGCTTTTTGTGCGCCTTCTACGGTCTTGCTGGTGAATGAATTAAGGAAGTCAAAGCCGCCGTCAAGCCCTTCTATCTTGCTGATTAAATCCGGGCCCTGCCGTTCATTACTGCCCTTGTGGACTGTTCCCTTAAACATAAGCTTAAGCTGCCCTTCGTAGCCGACTTTAAGCTGAAATGGTATCCGCTTGTTTTGTTCGGCATCCTTAACTAATGCTAACCGTTTCCGTTCTTCAAGGTTCTCGAGCTGGACCTGTATCTTGTTTAAGCCGCCATAAATGGATTTATCAGCTTGGAACTGGATACGCATCGGCGGGGTTATGGTAATCTCTCCGCCCAGTGCTTCAATTTTTAACTCGAAGTCTCTATTGAAGCGGGGATAGCTCACGCCGGGACCGCCTCGCCATCTCTTATTAACAACATATCGGCTCGCTCGAACATATAAAGGCTGCACCGACCATTTGAAAAGTCATTTATCCTGTACGGGTCAATGCCGTTTCCGCTGTTGTCCATTACGGTAAAATCAAAAGGCTGATTCCCGCTCTCGATATGCAAGGCCCCGACAGACAGTTTAACACCAAAAACTTGATATGTACCATATACGACATCCATCGACCAGAAATGATGGCGGGGGAAAAAGCGCAGCTTGACCACTATCTCGGATTCTTCAAAAATTACAGTATGCCGCTGGTTCGGTTCATCGGTTAGATTTGTTATCTGTATCATTCCGCAGTCCCCCTCTAGCGGCTTACTCTTTCCTTGAAGCTATACATAAGGCTTTTCTCTACTTTTTTGCCAGCCTGTACGCCCTTGTCTGTTTCTCCGGCGTGTTGTCCTTTGGTGTCTGCCGCTGGTTTTTTCGCTATTTTGCCGACTAAGGTTTGAGCGAATCTTAACTCCTGTGCTTCAATAGTGAAATCTACCGCTTCTGAGGTGCTGCTTTCCGTGTACTCAAAAGCCAAAATACACATATTGTCATACGTTTGAAGCGGCCCTGAAATCGTAATTAAGGCATCTGAATTTAACAACCCATTTATTTTGTCGATGAACCCTTCGATGTTAGATTTCGCGAATTTCCTTTGGTCGAGATCTGTCAGGCCAGTATAGCCGACCTTGTCGGCGATTTTTTGGCTAGTCCGTATTGCGCTGTCAAGTTGGTCTATTCGCTGCTGAATGTCGGCGGTAATCCCGGCGACGATGCTAAGTTGTGCTTGTGTTCTGCCGGGGAGATATTGAGCGACTTCACCCACGATGGTTTCCGTTCCCCTAATTTCTTTAAGTGTGGGCGGCGGCTCTACATAAACACTTGAAATATTTCCCTCGATTTTAACCACAATCGGGTTGCGGATAATATGATCGTTTACATGTGAGCCATCTTCGAGATACGTAACAGGCGCTTCTCGGGTTTGTTTGATGTTATCCCGTATAATAGCTATGGTCGCGAAACCGTCAATGCTAACTTCTCCCGCAAACTCGTTTTTAAATGCACCATCTATGTAATCCCGAACCAATCCCATTACATGCCGCCTCGGTTCGCTTGAGTTTGTGCATCGTCCATCTGCCCTTGCAGATTGTCGGCTGTCAATCGAGCGGCCCGTTCTGGATCGTTGGCCCTTACGTTTATTTCATTGTTCTGAGTGACATGTGAGGTTCGGTTGTTTTGCGCTTGTGTTTCGCCTGGGCGCCCGATGTTAAAATCGATTCCGCCCTGAGACTGTATTTGATCCATTAGGCTACCGAACAAGCTCCCCGCCCAAACAGCCGGCCCGCCGGCTATCATGCCAAAGGTTTTCAGCCTTTCGACAAACTCATTATCTTTTCTGCCGGTGACGGCATCTATTTGCTTTTCCCCGGCTTTTCCAAAGGCATCCCATGCGCCCACAAGATCGCCCTTTATAAATAGACTTACCCCCCGTAATGTCTCGATTATTGACGATACAACGTCCTCGGTTAAATCTTTGATCTGTCTAAAGGTTTCTTTGAAATCAGCCACCATATCCTGCAAGATCGGGGTTATGTCAATGCCGAGGAATTCTTGGAAAAAGTCACGGATAACAGATTTGCCACCACGGAAAGCCACTATCAAATCATCAACAGCAAGAAGCAAGAGAATGAGCCCGCCAACAATCCAGAAAACGGGATTTGCAAACAGCGCGGCGTTCCATTCGAGCGTTGCAAACTTGAGAGCCTGGAACGCTAATGATAGAATAGATAGAATTGGCCACATCCTGCCTAAAAAATCCATGAAATCTCTTAATACCCCAAGGGTTTCTTGCACGGCAATAACGATCCAATCTCGGTTTTCCTTCAACAGCTTGGTAAACCATTCTACCAGCTTGGTTAGTTCTGGGATGAGTCCCACGGCTATCAGCCGCCTCAGCCCGTCCATTGCGAAACGCTGGGCCATCAGCGCTTGATTGTATTGCTCGGCTTGCTCGGCCTGATCTGCGTTTAATGTGCCTAGCTCCTGGGCACGCTCCATCAAATTGCCCATTTGTTGGTCAGTCTGGTTAAGCAACCGCAATAGTGATGTATCAATCCCGAGAGCACTGGCAAAGCCCATTTGCTCGCTCATGGAAAGATTAAGCTGCTTAAACCTTCGCCGTACATCGTCAAGCACTTCGTCGGCCCGCCTAACTTCACCCCGCGAATTTCTAACCGCTATGCCAAGCCTGGCAAAATCATCTGAGCCTTTTTGCGCCGCATCACCAATTGTAGCAGAGAGGGATTCAATACTTGATTGCATGGCCTGGGAAGATGAACCCATCATACCAGCAGCAAAACTCAACTCTTGGATTTTACCGATTGCCACGCCTGAAGTGTAGGAAAGATTAAAAAGGCTGCGCTCACCTTCAAGCACACCGGATGCCCACTTGCCAACAGCGGCCCCGGTTGCCACCAGAACCGCCGCCATTGACGCAAGGATGGCTACTGATTGGTTCAGTGATTGATTGTACCGGTTAAGAGGCGCTTCAGACCCCTGATATGAAAATTCTGTGACAAGTTCCGTTACTGTAGCCATGTTATTTCCGGTTCTCTTGTTCTGATTTCCATCTCAGGTGCCGGGCAATGGCGTTGTCTATCGCTTCATATTCCAGGGCGTCCAGAAATTCAGGCGTATCCCATCCCCTTATCTCTTTTACCGAACCGTAGCCCTGTTTTGCCAAATAGAAAACAGCCATATCCTCGCTTTGTACGTTAGTGTGGAGAATAAAGTCATTCTCAGGTGGCGGTGCATAGACTTTTAACCGCCACTGATCCCGGACAAAAAAGGGTAGCTGATTGCCCCCAGCATGGTTGAAACAAATATGAGGTAATCGCCGGGGTATTTTTCCCAGTGGTCGGAAGACTTGGAAAGCAAAGCATCTTCAAAAGTGACCACGTTCTCAATCACCGCTTCAACCGCCGCCCATCGTTCTGAATCTAAAAATGAGAAGTCTTGCCTCTGTAAATCAGCCTGAACGTGGGTGAAATAGGCAAACACTTTCCGCCGCTTTTTGTGGGTCAGTGAGGTTATACGATACTCCCGCCCGTTAATCTCAGCGATACCCTCTTCGTATACCGCCCGGATCATGTCCTGGGCCTGTTGCGCCTTATCCATTCAAGCCCCTTATAGATTCCTAGTAGCGGTGCGAAACATCATAACATACTCCATCATGGCATTTCCGTCCGTGCTGTTCTTGGTGTCGGTCGGCTGGGTGGTGATCGAGCCACCTTCAAGCAGCCAGGACTCTTCGGCGTCGGCTCCATCACGATTGTATGCGGTCTTTACCGATCCGGTGATTATCGGGACCGGCGATTGACGGCGCAGGTTGTTCAGGAAAGAATCGGATTCGGAATATTTCAGAACCCTGATCGTAACGTTATGAACGTCCTTATCCGATCTCTCGTTGATGTTGACGCTGCCGCCTATCCCGTTGATTTGGGTGGTGGCAGGGTTAACAGGTTCAATAGTGATAATGTCACCCTCAGCCAGGTCGGTGATTGCCCGGCCATTGAGGACGACGGTGGTTGCATCTGCGGGCAGATTATTAACAGGCATAGTTTAGCTCCTTATCGGTTAACGAAGATGACCAGATCGACCGAATGAACGGCCCCGGCCAGTTTAATTGCACCTTGA
It encodes the following:
- a CDS encoding DUF2612 domain-containing protein, yielding MTDFKQSYIDLLIKQYWQQDNAPAEIRLQAGTWEKSVDWLRSFLTEFDLDNATGDRLDIIGRIIGLKRLVPFIVPKIAFGFDENPNARGFDDKFLTLADRAPFADKFERQYTSLQLDDTVFRFFIRAKISKNSGSPYLVDDEGLAIQRVVNVLFGGSAYALDNQDMTLSLYVSPAYNLDNLRAIIRLDLLPKPHGVDWEHIIQAGPGETFGFADNPDSLPFADKFDLANQPGGRFAEKIIIDA
- a CDS encoding baseplate J/gp47 family protein yields the protein MTAPRFTPNGIEVQTYDEIYQELADGYRLIYGNDINLDPDSPDGQRVAIEAQARLDVQSFGSLLYNQLDPDFALGEALNSLIKLSGITRRPATRSQVDVSVTASRPVTLPVGYAVEDTLGQVWETISEIVLAAGITTVTLFAENFGAVEADPATVAEPVTFVIGVDTVTNPLSATVGREEETDEELRIRRNHSLETPRSSALGRLFTAVGDLAGVIDMAIYENDTDATDIDGIPAHSLWVVVEGGAVDDIAESLAKNKTGGKGMVGAVAGEWTEEVLKPDGTTFTIFHTMSFDRPTYVTILVKLNATRKDQSSPIDTALIANKISEKTLSIGENLLANDLYRNAFEAGDNFIPTGLEISRDAGVTWTAGRLVTDLDEKFIIGSSGVTVTEII
- a CDS encoding Gp138 family membrane-puncturing spike protein, with the translated sequence MERKQLTDTINAALHFTLANLHTATIARVVKVREKTIDVQPVINREVDGESIKLPLFVKVPPVFMQGGSSYSAHPIAAGDYCLLVFTERCFDRWYSGQDERSPAEYRMHDYSDGFAIVGLNPQAVAKTIPTVITHIGDTYAAGDYEQIGNYTHTGNRVQTGNHTQTGDFTLTGNMLVDGNITCTGTIAAANFTGLSGTPLSSSVNIETSADVKAGTISLKSHVHPENDSGGPTGTPI